A region of Streptomyces sp. TG1A-60 DNA encodes the following proteins:
- a CDS encoding S-methyl-5'-thioadenosine phosphorylase codes for MANTENATGGAGMAEIGVIGGSGFYSFLDDVTEIEVDTPYGPPSDSLFLGEVAGRRVAFLPRHGRGHHLPPHRINYRANLWALRSVGARQVLGPCAVGGLRPEYGPGTLLVPDQMVDRTKSRTQTYFDGLPLPGGTIPNVVHVSLADPYCPVGRKAALEAARGRDWEPVDGGTLVVVEGPRFSTRAESLWHQAQGWSVVGMTGHPEAVLARELELCYTSLTLVTDLDAGAETGEGVSHEEVLQVFAANVDRLRGVLFDTVAALPPGNTRDCLCTKALGGMDPGFELP; via the coding sequence ATGGCGAACACGGAGAACGCGACGGGCGGGGCGGGCATGGCGGAGATCGGGGTCATCGGGGGCTCGGGCTTCTACTCCTTCCTCGACGACGTGACCGAGATAGAGGTCGACACCCCCTACGGACCGCCCAGCGACTCCCTCTTCCTCGGCGAGGTCGCCGGCCGCCGGGTCGCCTTCCTCCCCCGCCATGGCCGTGGCCACCACCTGCCGCCGCATCGCATCAACTACCGGGCCAATCTGTGGGCTCTGCGTTCCGTCGGGGCGCGCCAGGTGCTCGGCCCGTGCGCGGTGGGCGGCCTGCGACCGGAGTACGGGCCGGGCACGCTGCTCGTGCCGGACCAGATGGTGGACCGCACGAAGTCCCGCACCCAGACCTACTTCGACGGCCTCCCGCTGCCCGGCGGCACCATCCCGAACGTCGTCCATGTCTCGCTCGCCGACCCCTACTGCCCCGTCGGCCGCAAGGCCGCCCTCGAAGCGGCGCGCGGGCGCGACTGGGAACCGGTGGACGGCGGCACACTCGTCGTGGTCGAGGGCCCCCGCTTCTCCACCCGCGCCGAGTCGTTGTGGCATCAGGCCCAGGGCTGGTCCGTCGTCGGCATGACCGGCCATCCCGAGGCCGTACTCGCCCGCGAACTGGAGCTCTGCTACACCTCCCTGACCCTCGTCACCGACCTCGACGCCGGCGCCGAGACCGGCGAGGGCGTCTCCCACGAGGAAGTCCTGCAGGTCTTCGCCGCCAACGTCGACCGCCTCCGAGGCGTCCTCTTCGACACGGTCGCCGCCCTCCCGCCGGGCAACACCCGCGACTGTCTGTGCACGAAGGCGCTGGGCGGGATGGATCCGGGGTTCGAGCTGCCGTAA
- a CDS encoding FmdB family zinc ribbon protein, whose product MPTYQYQCTECGEGLEAVQKFTDDALTECPSCNGRLKKVFSAVGIVFKGSGFYRNDSRGSSSSSSPASSSSDTKSATSDTKSATSSSSGSSSSSSSDSKSSSSGSSSTSSTSAA is encoded by the coding sequence GTGCCGACGTACCAGTACCAGTGCACCGAATGCGGTGAGGGCCTCGAAGCGGTGCAGAAGTTCACCGACGACGCCCTGACCGAGTGCCCCAGCTGCAACGGCCGCCTCAAGAAGGTGTTCTCGGCGGTCGGCATCGTCTTCAAGGGCTCCGGTTTCTACCGGAACGACAGCCGCGGCTCGTCGTCGAGCAGCAGCCCGGCGTCCTCGTCGTCGGACACGAAGTCCGCCACGTCGGACACGAAGTCCGCCACGTCGTCGTCTTCGGGCTCGTCTTCGTCGTCGTCCTCCGACTCGAAGTCGTCGTCCTCGGGCTCCTCCTCCACCAGCAGCACCTCGGCCGCGTAG
- a CDS encoding MFS transporter, whose product MASTVTSNTSKTSRPGYGQLLRTRGAWTFLLPGFAARQPFAMLTLSIVLLVQHTTGSYGAAGAVAAVTGVSMALFAPYSGRLADRHGQRTVLIPGVLVHAVAGLSLTAMALIGAPLWALFAAAVPTGASVPQVGPMVRARWGVKLQDSPLTSTATAFESVTDELTFVLGPLLATALCTAVHPAAGLLTEAALTLVGGLLFAAQRGTQPKVVSRAHARVERVSALSVPGVRVLIVTFLGIGSVFGGMQVSLAAFSESIGEPGLNGVLYGVFAAGNMLSGIVCGAIVWKAAPQRRLIIGYTALAVVASVLWTAHSVLVLAALGLLVGMCVAPALITGYTLVDSLVPAGARTEAFTWLTGAVALGQAAAVTAAGQLEDRLWTGAGFLVPTAGTALALATLLALRTRLATRPRSRTVARVVGHRVPVTVD is encoded by the coding sequence GTGGCGTCCACGGTCACCTCGAACACCTCGAAAACGTCCCGCCCGGGCTACGGGCAGCTGCTGCGCACCCGTGGCGCGTGGACGTTCCTCCTGCCGGGCTTCGCGGCCCGTCAGCCGTTCGCGATGCTGACTCTCTCCATCGTGCTGCTGGTCCAGCACACCACCGGCTCCTACGGGGCGGCCGGAGCCGTGGCCGCCGTGACGGGTGTCTCCATGGCGCTGTTCGCCCCCTACAGCGGCCGTCTCGCCGACCGTCACGGCCAGCGCACCGTCCTGATCCCCGGCGTCCTGGTCCACGCGGTGGCGGGCCTCTCCCTGACGGCGATGGCGCTGATCGGCGCCCCCTTGTGGGCGCTCTTCGCCGCCGCCGTGCCGACCGGCGCCTCCGTGCCTCAGGTCGGCCCCATGGTGCGGGCCCGCTGGGGCGTCAAGCTCCAGGACTCGCCCCTGACGAGCACCGCGACGGCCTTCGAGTCCGTCACCGACGAGCTGACCTTCGTGCTCGGCCCGCTGCTGGCGACCGCGCTGTGCACGGCCGTGCACCCGGCGGCCGGCCTGCTCACCGAGGCCGCGCTCACCCTGGTCGGCGGTCTGCTGTTCGCCGCCCAGCGCGGCACCCAGCCCAAGGTCGTCTCCAGGGCGCACGCGCGCGTGGAGCGCGTCTCCGCCCTGTCGGTCCCCGGCGTGCGCGTCCTGATCGTCACGTTCCTGGGCATCGGCTCGGTCTTCGGCGGCATGCAGGTCTCCCTGGCCGCCTTCTCCGAGTCGATCGGCGAGCCCGGCCTGAACGGCGTCCTGTACGGCGTCTTCGCCGCCGGCAACATGCTGTCCGGCATCGTCTGCGGCGCGATCGTGTGGAAGGCCGCACCGCAGCGCCGCCTGATCATCGGATACACCGCCCTCGCGGTCGTGGCCTCCGTTCTGTGGACCGCCCACTCCGTGCTCGTCCTCGCCGCGCTCGGCCTCCTGGTGGGCATGTGCGTCGCCCCGGCCCTGATCACCGGGTACACGTTGGTCGACTCGCTGGTTCCCGCCGGTGCCCGCACGGAGGCCTTCACCTGGCTGACCGGCGCGGTCGCCCTCGGCCAGGCCGCCGCCGTCACGGCCGCCGGACAGCTGGAGGACCGGCTGTGGACCGGCGCCGGGTTCCTGGTGCCGACGGCCGGTACGGCACTGGCCCTCGCGACCCTGTTGGCGCTGCGCACGCGGCTGGCGACGAGGCCCCGGAGCCGCACCGTCGCGCGTGTCGTCGGTCACCGAGTGCCGGTGACAGTGGACTGA
- a CDS encoding potassium/proton antiporter: protein MLGIPHSEPRAVRRERYGPLTVHDLNQLLLVCSLVLLVAVAAVRISSRSGLPSLLAYLGIGIAMGQDGIGIHFDNAELTQVIGYAALVVILADGGLGTKWKEIKPALPAAASLALVGVAVSVGITAAGAHYLIGLEWRQALIIGAVVSSTDAAAVFSVLRRIPLPARLTGILEAESGFNDAPVVILVISLSTAGPVEHWYVLVGVIALELAIGAAIGLAVGWLGSWCLRHVALPASGLYPIAVMAIAVAAYAAGAMAHGSGFLAVYLASVILGNSRLPHWPATRGFAEGVGWIAQIGMFVLLGLLVTPHEMGGDIWPALVIGLVLTMVARPLSVIVALTPFRVPWREQTLLSWAGLRGAVPIILATIPMVSGIEGSRRIFNIVFVLVVVYTLVQGPTLPWVARTLRLGGSGDEASDLGIESAPLERLRGHLLSVAIPEKSRMHGVEVNELRLPAGSAVTLVVRDGTSFVPMPTTVLRRGDELLVVATDPVLDSAERRLRAVGQGGKLAGWLGTGNGNGRPGRSGR from the coding sequence GTGCTCGGCATCCCGCACTCGGAACCACGTGCGGTTCGGCGAGAAAGGTACGGCCCTCTGACTGTCCACGACCTCAACCAGCTCCTGCTCGTCTGCTCGCTCGTCCTGCTCGTCGCGGTCGCCGCGGTCCGGATCTCGTCGCGCAGCGGGCTCCCCAGCCTGCTCGCCTACCTGGGCATCGGCATCGCGATGGGCCAGGACGGCATCGGCATCCACTTCGACAACGCCGAACTGACCCAGGTCATCGGCTACGCGGCCCTCGTCGTGATCCTGGCGGACGGCGGCCTCGGCACGAAGTGGAAGGAGATCAAGCCGGCCCTGCCGGCCGCCGCCTCACTGGCGCTGGTCGGAGTCGCGGTGAGCGTGGGCATCACGGCCGCGGGCGCGCACTACCTGATCGGACTGGAGTGGCGGCAGGCCCTCATCATCGGCGCGGTGGTGTCCTCCACGGACGCGGCGGCCGTCTTCTCCGTGCTGCGCAGGATCCCCCTGCCCGCGCGCCTGACGGGCATCCTGGAAGCCGAGTCCGGCTTCAACGACGCCCCGGTGGTCATCCTCGTCATCTCGCTCTCCACGGCCGGACCGGTCGAGCACTGGTACGTCCTGGTGGGCGTCATAGCCCTGGAGCTGGCGATCGGCGCCGCCATCGGCCTCGCGGTGGGCTGGCTGGGCTCCTGGTGCCTGCGGCACGTGGCACTGCCCGCCTCCGGCCTCTACCCGATCGCCGTCATGGCCATCGCCGTCGCCGCGTACGCGGCCGGCGCCATGGCCCACGGCAGCGGCTTCCTCGCCGTCTACCTGGCCTCCGTGATCCTCGGCAACTCCAGGCTGCCGCACTGGCCGGCCACGCGCGGCTTCGCCGAGGGGGTCGGCTGGATCGCCCAGATCGGCATGTTCGTCCTGCTCGGGCTACTGGTCACGCCGCACGAGATGGGCGGCGACATCTGGCCGGCACTCGTCATCGGGCTGGTGCTGACCATGGTGGCCCGGCCGCTGAGCGTGATCGTCGCGCTGACGCCGTTCCGGGTGCCGTGGCGGGAGCAGACGCTGCTGTCGTGGGCCGGGCTGCGCGGCGCCGTGCCCATCATCCTCGCGACGATCCCCATGGTGAGCGGGATCGAGGGCAGCCGTCGGATCTTCAACATCGTCTTCGTGCTGGTCGTGGTCTACACCCTCGTCCAGGGACCGACCCTGCCGTGGGTCGCCCGCACACTGCGCCTGGGCGGCTCGGGCGACGAGGCCTCCGACCTCGGCATCGAATCGGCCCCCCTGGAGCGGCTGCGCGGCCACCTGCTGTCCGTCGCCATCCCGGAGAAGTCCCGCATGCACGGCGTAGAGGTCAACGAGCTGCGGCTCCCCGCGGGCTCCGCCGTCACCCTCGTCGTCCGCGACGGCACGTCCTTCGTACCCATGCCGACCACGGTGCTGCGCCGCGGCGACGAACTCCTCGTGGTCGCCACCGATCCCGTCCTCGACAGCGCGGAACGCCGCCTCAGAGCCGTCGGCCAGGGCGGCAAGCTGGCCGGATGGCTGGGGACCGGGAACGGGAACGGCCGGCCTGGCCGGTCCGGCCGTTGA
- a CDS encoding penicillin acylase family protein, with protein MPTDTTASSGQQSGKSGRKKGRKVRLLLIVLVLAIIGGAGYGAFWSVSTVRASFPQTKGSTTLDGLSGPVDVKRDGYGIPQIYASSDEDLFMAQGYVQAQDRFYEMDVRRHMTAGRLSEMFGEGQVDNDEFLRTLGWHRIAEEEYKSVLSAETKKYLDAYANGVNAYLAGKDGEEISLEYAALGFANDYKPEEWTPVDSIAWLKAMAWDLRGNMQDEIDRALMTSRLGPKQIADLYPRYPYGRNKAIVREGEYDELTETWTDGSQSAPGTGGSTQGTAGSTQGAGGTGTGVGTAAGASPDSGALQAQLGGLYEVLEDLPEAVGVNGNGIGSNSWVVSGGHTITGKPLLANDPHLSATLPSVWYQMGLHCKSATEKCQYDVAGYTFAGMPGVIIGHNADISWGMTNSGVDVTDLYLEKLTGDGYEYGRKVLPFDTREETIEVAGGTSKKIVVRTTNNGPLLSDRSNELVQVGKKATVDQDAPDRGDGYGIALRWTALDPGTSMDAVFAMNKAKGWDDFREAAALFDVPSQNLIYADTDGNIGYQLPGKIPTRGEGDGSVPVPGWDTEYRWTGYIDQDELPYEYNPDRGYIVTANQAVVDKDYPYTLTTDWGYGTRAQRITSLIESKIKGGGKVSTDDMRQMQMDNSSEIAKLLVPLLLKIDVNDQHVRQAQKLLEGWDYTQDAGSAAAAYFNSVWRNILQLAFGNKLPKELRVKGQCLSVEPVDTTGPADEDRRVRECGKRDADQAQPDGGDRWFEVVRRIIDDEDNDWWSAPETRTQDAADTRDELFKRAMRDARWELTAKLGKDVDTWSWGRLHRLFLKNQTLGTEGPGFLRHMLNRGPWKLGGGEATVNATGWNAAGGYEVVWVPSMRMVVNLGDLDKSKWINLSGASGHAYNAHYTDQTAKWVKGELLTWSFSERAVEGSTSETLLLKP; from the coding sequence ATGCCCACCGACACCACCGCCTCCTCCGGCCAGCAGTCCGGCAAGTCCGGCAGGAAGAAGGGGCGCAAAGTCCGCCTCCTCCTGATCGTCCTGGTCCTGGCCATCATCGGTGGCGCCGGCTACGGGGCGTTCTGGTCCGTCTCCACCGTGCGGGCCTCCTTCCCGCAGACCAAGGGCTCGACAACCCTGGACGGTCTGTCCGGGCCGGTCGACGTCAAGCGCGACGGCTACGGCATCCCGCAGATCTACGCCTCCTCCGACGAGGACCTGTTCATGGCGCAGGGCTACGTCCAGGCGCAGGACCGGTTCTACGAGATGGACGTGCGCCGCCACATGACGGCCGGCCGCCTGTCGGAGATGTTCGGCGAGGGCCAGGTCGACAACGACGAGTTCCTGCGCACCCTCGGCTGGCACCGGATCGCCGAGGAGGAGTACAAGTCCGTCCTGTCGGCCGAGACGAAGAAGTATCTCGACGCGTACGCCAACGGGGTCAACGCCTACCTCGCCGGCAAGGACGGTGAGGAGATCTCCCTGGAGTACGCGGCCCTCGGCTTCGCGAACGACTACAAGCCCGAGGAGTGGACCCCGGTCGACTCGATCGCCTGGCTGAAGGCGATGGCGTGGGACCTGCGCGGCAACATGCAGGACGAGATCGACCGCGCCCTGATGACCAGCCGCCTCGGCCCCAAGCAGATCGCCGACCTGTACCCGCGGTACCCGTACGGCCGCAACAAGGCCATCGTGCGGGAGGGCGAGTACGACGAGCTGACCGAGACCTGGACGGACGGATCGCAGTCGGCGCCGGGCACCGGCGGCTCCACGCAGGGCACCGCCGGTTCCACGCAGGGCGCCGGCGGCACGGGGACGGGCGTGGGCACCGCCGCCGGGGCCTCCCCGGATTCCGGGGCACTCCAGGCGCAGCTGGGCGGCCTCTACGAGGTCCTGGAGGACCTGCCCGAGGCCGTCGGCGTGAACGGCAACGGCATCGGCTCCAACTCCTGGGTCGTCTCCGGCGGCCACACCATCACCGGAAAGCCGCTGCTGGCGAACGACCCGCACCTGTCGGCCACGCTGCCGTCCGTGTGGTACCAGATGGGCCTGCACTGCAAGTCGGCCACCGAGAAGTGTCAGTACGACGTCGCCGGCTACACCTTCGCGGGCATGCCCGGCGTGATAATCGGCCACAACGCGGACATCTCCTGGGGCATGACCAACTCCGGCGTCGACGTCACCGACCTCTACCTGGAGAAGCTCACCGGCGACGGCTACGAGTACGGCCGCAAGGTGCTGCCCTTCGACACCCGCGAGGAGACCATCGAGGTCGCCGGCGGCACGTCCAAGAAGATCGTCGTCCGCACGACCAACAACGGCCCCCTCCTCTCCGACCGCAGCAACGAACTCGTCCAGGTCGGCAAGAAGGCGACCGTCGACCAGGACGCCCCCGACCGCGGCGACGGCTACGGCATCGCCCTGCGCTGGACCGCGCTCGACCCCGGCACCTCCATGGACGCCGTCTTCGCGATGAACAAGGCCAAGGGCTGGGACGACTTCCGCGAGGCCGCCGCCCTGTTCGACGTCCCCTCGCAGAACCTGATCTACGCCGACACCGACGGCAACATCGGCTACCAGCTGCCCGGCAAGATCCCCACCCGCGGCGAGGGCGACGGCTCGGTGCCCGTGCCGGGCTGGGACACCGAGTACCGCTGGACCGGCTACATCGACCAGGACGAACTGCCGTACGAGTACAACCCGGACCGCGGCTACATCGTCACCGCGAACCAGGCCGTCGTCGACAAGGACTACCCGTACACGCTCACCACGGACTGGGGATACGGCACGCGCGCGCAGCGCATCACCAGCCTCATCGAGTCGAAGATCAAGGGCGGCGGCAAGGTCTCCACCGACGACATGCGCCAGATGCAGATGGACAACAGCAGTGAGATCGCCAAGCTGCTGGTGCCGCTGCTGCTGAAGATCGACGTGAACGACCAGCACGTCCGCCAGGCGCAGAAGCTCCTGGAGGGCTGGGACTACACCCAGGACGCCGGCTCGGCCGCGGCCGCGTACTTCAACTCGGTCTGGCGCAACATCCTCCAGCTCGCCTTCGGTAACAAGCTGCCCAAGGAACTGCGCGTCAAGGGCCAGTGCCTGTCGGTCGAGCCGGTCGACACCACGGGTCCCGCCGACGAGGACCGACGCGTCCGCGAGTGCGGCAAGCGTGACGCGGACCAGGCGCAGCCGGACGGAGGCGACCGCTGGTTCGAGGTGGTCCGCCGGATCATCGACGACGAGGACAACGACTGGTGGTCCGCGCCGGAGACCCGCACCCAGGATGCCGCCGACACCCGTGACGAGCTGTTCAAGCGGGCCATGCGGGACGCCCGTTGGGAGCTCACCGCCAAGCTCGGCAAGGACGTCGACACCTGGAGTTGGGGCCGGCTGCACCGGCTGTTCCTGAAGAACCAGACCCTCGGCACCGAGGGCCCCGGTTTCCTCCGGCACATGCTCAACCGCGGCCCCTGGAAGCTCGGCGGCGGCGAGGCCACGGTCAACGCCACCGGCTGGAACGCGGCGGGCGGCTACGAGGTCGTCTGGGTGCCCTCGATGCGCATGGTGGTGAACCTCGGGGACCTCGACAAGTCCAAGTGGATCAACCTCAGCGGCGCCTCCGGGCACGCGTACAACGCCCACTACACCGACCAGACCGCCAAGTGGGTCAAGGGCGAGCTGCTGACCTGGTCCTTCTCGGAGCGGGCGGTCGAGGGCAGTACCAGCGAGACGCTGTTGCTGAAACCATGA
- a CDS encoding 5-formyltetrahydrofolate cyclo-ligase: MGPGPESAKRTLRRAFLLVRKGLTQDDVRRTTAALADRALDLPELAHARTVAAYVSVGSEPGTLALLDALRARGARVLLPVLLPDNDLDWGAYEGGASLARVEHGGGRMALLEPVGDRLGPEAVTTADVVLLPGLAVDARGMRLGRGGGSYDRVLARLERAGADPALVVLLYDTEVVDRVPEEPHDRPVHAVVTPSGVRRFW; this comes from the coding sequence ATGGGACCTGGACCGGAGTCTGCCAAGCGAACGTTGCGTCGAGCGTTCCTCCTGGTGAGGAAGGGGTTGACGCAGGATGACGTCCGGAGAACGACGGCCGCCCTGGCCGACCGGGCCCTCGATCTGCCCGAGCTGGCGCACGCGCGCACGGTCGCGGCGTACGTTTCCGTGGGGAGCGAGCCCGGCACGCTCGCGCTCCTTGACGCGCTGCGCGCGCGGGGCGCGCGCGTCCTGCTCCCGGTCCTGCTGCCCGACAACGACCTCGACTGGGGCGCCTACGAGGGAGGGGCCTCCCTCGCCCGCGTGGAGCACGGCGGCGGCCGTATGGCCCTGCTCGAACCCGTCGGCGACCGACTCGGCCCGGAGGCCGTGACCACCGCCGACGTCGTTCTGCTGCCGGGCCTCGCCGTCGACGCGCGCGGGATGCGCCTCGGCAGGGGCGGCGGCTCGTACGACCGGGTCCTGGCCCGCCTGGAGCGCGCGGGCGCCGATCCGGCGCTGGTGGTGCTGCTGTACGACACGGAGGTCGTGGACCGCGTACCGGAGGAACCGCACGACCGCCCGGTGCACGCGGTGGTGACCCCTTCGGGAGTACGACGGTTTTGGTGA
- the galU gene encoding UTP--glucose-1-phosphate uridylyltransferase GalU: MSEANPRITKAVIPAAGLGTRFLPATKATPKEMLPVVDKPAIQYVVEEAVSAGLDDVLMITGRNKRPLEDHFDRNYELESALQKKGDAGRLAKVQESSDLATIHYVRQGDPRGLGHAVLCAAPHVGDEPFAVLLGDDLIDPRDPLLKRMIEIQEERGGSVVALMEVAPEQVHLYGCAAVEPADDADVVKVTNLVEKPDPADAPSNYAVIGRYVLDPGVFGILRRTEPGRGGEIQITDALQQFAADEKVGGPVHGVVFKGRRYDTGDRGDYLRAIVRLACEREDLGPDFRTWLRSYVAEEM; encoded by the coding sequence ATGAGTGAGGCGAACCCCAGGATCACCAAGGCTGTCATCCCCGCGGCGGGTCTAGGGACCCGGTTCCTGCCGGCGACCAAAGCGACCCCCAAGGAGATGCTGCCGGTCGTGGACAAGCCGGCGATCCAGTACGTGGTCGAAGAGGCCGTCTCGGCAGGGCTCGACGACGTCCTGATGATCACCGGCCGCAACAAGCGCCCCCTTGAGGACCACTTCGACCGCAACTACGAGCTGGAGTCCGCCCTCCAGAAGAAGGGCGACGCCGGCCGGCTCGCCAAGGTCCAGGAGTCCAGCGACCTCGCGACCATCCACTACGTCCGCCAGGGCGACCCCAGGGGCCTCGGCCATGCCGTCCTGTGCGCCGCCCCCCATGTGGGCGACGAACCCTTCGCGGTCCTCCTCGGCGACGACCTGATCGACCCGCGCGACCCCCTCCTGAAGCGCATGATCGAGATCCAGGAGGAGCGCGGCGGCAGTGTCGTCGCGCTCATGGAGGTGGCTCCCGAACAGGTCCACCTCTACGGCTGCGCGGCCGTGGAGCCCGCCGACGACGCCGACGTGGTGAAGGTCACCAACCTGGTCGAGAAGCCGGACCCGGCCGACGCCCCGTCGAACTACGCGGTCATCGGCCGCTACGTCCTCGACCCGGGCGTCTTCGGCATCCTGCGCCGGACGGAGCCGGGCCGCGGCGGCGAGATCCAGATCACCGACGCCCTCCAGCAGTTCGCCGCGGACGAGAAGGTCGGCGGCCCCGTGCACGGCGTCGTTTTCAAGGGCCGCCGGTATGACACCGGCGACCGCGGCGACTACCTGCGTGCCATTGTCAGACTCGCGTGCGAACGTGAAGACCTGGGCCCGGACTTCCGGACCTGGCTTCGCAGTTACGTAGCCGAGGAGATGTAG
- the glp gene encoding gephyrin-like molybdotransferase Glp, with translation MSTAATRTTGRDHLWSVTEHLEDILATVRPLEPIELQLLDAQGCVLVEDVTVPVSLPPFDNSSMDGYAVRVADVAGASEEFPAVLTVIGDVAAGQAEQPRVGPGEAARVMTGAPLPPGAETVVPVEWTDGGLGEGPVSGMRAGSANPEGATGQVAVHRAAGARAHVRAKGGDVKAGERALAAGTILGPPQLGLLAAIGRASVHVRPRPRVVVLSTGSELIPPGESLATGQIYDSNSFALTAAARDAGAIAYRVGAVADDAETLRSTIEDQLVRADLVVTTGGVSVGAYDVVKEALESVGDEDEEGAGIDFRKLAMQPGKPQGFGTIGPDHTPLLALPGNPVSSYVSFELFVRPAIRTLMGLSDVHRPTTTATLRTSKALTSPAGRRQYLRGTYADGVVTPVGGAGSHLVAALAHADALIVIPEETESVEPGAEVEVVLLG, from the coding sequence TTGAGCACCGCCGCGACCCGTACCACCGGCCGGGACCACCTCTGGTCGGTGACCGAGCATTTGGAGGACATCCTCGCCACCGTCCGCCCCCTGGAACCCATCGAGCTGCAGCTTCTCGACGCCCAGGGCTGCGTCCTGGTCGAGGACGTCACGGTGCCGGTCTCGCTGCCGCCCTTCGACAACAGCTCGATGGACGGGTACGCGGTGCGGGTCGCGGACGTCGCGGGCGCGAGCGAGGAGTTCCCGGCCGTGCTCACGGTGATCGGTGACGTCGCCGCGGGCCAGGCCGAGCAGCCCCGGGTGGGACCCGGCGAGGCCGCCCGCGTCATGACCGGCGCCCCGCTGCCGCCCGGCGCCGAGACGGTCGTCCCGGTGGAATGGACCGACGGCGGACTCGGCGAGGGCCCCGTCTCCGGGATGCGCGCCGGCAGCGCGAACCCCGAGGGCGCCACCGGCCAGGTCGCCGTCCACCGCGCCGCCGGGGCCCGCGCGCACGTGCGCGCGAAGGGCGGCGACGTGAAAGCCGGTGAACGCGCCCTGGCCGCGGGCACGATCCTCGGCCCGCCGCAGCTCGGGCTGCTGGCCGCCATCGGCCGCGCCTCGGTACACGTGCGTCCGCGCCCGCGCGTGGTCGTGCTCTCCACCGGCAGCGAACTGATCCCGCCGGGCGAGTCGTTGGCCACGGGCCAGATCTACGACTCCAACAGCTTCGCCCTGACCGCCGCCGCCCGGGACGCGGGCGCGATCGCCTACCGCGTGGGCGCCGTCGCCGACGACGCCGAGACCCTCCGCTCCACCATCGAGGACCAGCTCGTCCGCGCCGACCTCGTGGTCACCACCGGCGGCGTCAGCGTGGGCGCGTACGACGTCGTCAAGGAGGCCCTGGAGTCCGTCGGCGACGAGGACGAGGAGGGCGCCGGCATCGACTTCCGTAAGCTCGCCATGCAGCCCGGCAAGCCCCAGGGCTTCGGCACCATCGGCCCCGACCACACCCCGCTGCTGGCCCTCCCGGGCAACCCGGTCTCGTCGTACGTCTCCTTCGAGCTGTTCGTCCGGCCCGCCATCCGCACCCTGATGGGCCTGAGTGACGTCCACCGGCCGACGACCACCGCGACCCTCCGGACGTCCAAGGCGCTGACCTCGCCCGCCGGGCGCCGGCAGTACCTGCGCGGGACGTACGCCGACGGCGTGGTCACCCCCGTGGGCGGCGCAGGATCGCACCTCGTCGCGGCCCTCGCGCACGCCGACGCGCTGATCGTGATCCCCGAGGAGACCGAGTCGGTCGAGCCGGGCGCGGAGGTCGAGGTGGTCCTGCTCGGCTGA
- the moaC gene encoding cyclic pyranopterin monophosphate synthase MoaC, which produces MSTPQDRLTHIDEAGAARMVDVSGKDVTARTARASGRVLVSPKVVELLRGEGVPKGDALATARIAGIMGAKRTPDLIPLCHPLSVSGVKLDLSVADDAVEILATVKTTDRTGVEMEALTAVSVAALTVVDMVKAVDKGAVITDVRVEEKTGGKSGGWSRA; this is translated from the coding sequence ATGAGTACGCCGCAGGACCGACTGACCCACATCGACGAGGCGGGTGCCGCCCGCATGGTCGACGTCTCCGGGAAGGACGTGACCGCGCGCACCGCCCGCGCCAGCGGCCGGGTCCTGGTCTCACCCAAGGTGGTCGAACTGCTGCGCGGCGAGGGGGTGCCCAAGGGCGACGCCCTCGCCACCGCGCGCATCGCCGGGATCATGGGTGCCAAACGCACGCCCGACCTCATCCCGCTCTGCCATCCGCTGTCGGTGTCGGGCGTCAAGCTCGACCTGTCGGTCGCGGACGACGCCGTCGAGATCCTCGCCACCGTGAAGACCACCGACCGTACGGGTGTCGAGATGGAGGCCCTCACCGCGGTCTCCGTCGCCGCCCTCACCGTGGTCGACATGGTGAAGGCGGTCGACAAGGGCGCGGTCATCACGGACGTACGCGTCGAGGAGAAGACGGGCGGCAAGTCGGGCGGCTGGAGCCGGGCATGA
- a CDS encoding MogA/MoaB family molybdenum cofactor biosynthesis protein, with protein sequence MTAPAGGSRTAPYRALVVTASNRAAAGIYEDKGGPLIAEGLRAFGFAVDGPQVVPDGDPVEAALRAGVEAGYDVIVTTGGTGISPTDRTPEATRAVLDHEVPGIPEAIRAYGRDKVPTAALSRGRAGVAGRTLIVNLPGSTGGVRDGLAVLEPLLIHAVDQIRGGDHSRPSHGGAS encoded by the coding sequence ATGACAGCACCGGCCGGCGGTTCCCGCACCGCTCCGTACCGCGCCCTGGTCGTGACCGCCTCCAACCGGGCCGCCGCCGGGATCTACGAGGACAAGGGCGGACCGCTGATCGCCGAGGGACTCAGGGCGTTCGGCTTCGCCGTCGACGGCCCCCAGGTGGTGCCCGACGGCGACCCCGTGGAGGCCGCGCTGCGGGCGGGCGTCGAAGCCGGGTACGACGTGATCGTGACGACCGGCGGGACGGGCATCTCGCCCACCGACCGCACCCCTGAAGCGACCCGCGCGGTCCTCGATCACGAGGTGCCGGGCATCCCGGAGGCGATCAGGGCGTACGGCCGGGACAAGGTGCCGACGGCGGCGCTCTCCCGGGGGCGCGCCGGAGTCGCGGGCCGGACCCTGATCGTCAATCTGCCGGGTTCCACCGGCGGCGTACGGGACGGTCTGGCCGTACTGGAGCCCCTGCTCATCCACGCCGTCGACCAGATCCGCGGCGGGGACCACTCCAGACCCAGCCACGGGGGTGCGAGCTGA